Within Kutzneria chonburiensis, the genomic segment TTGACCGTTCGCTCGATCCCGACCTCGACGAGATCGTGAGCGTGCGTGACGCGCAGACCGCCGAGCTGGAGGCCTGGCTGGACGAGGTCACGGCCGCGCAGCTGGCAGCGCGAGCGCCGGTGCCGGACGACGATGTCTGGCCGCCGTACGCCCGGGGCCGCTCGGTGCGGCAGTGCCTCGGCACGGTGCTCAACGAAACGTTCGAGCACCACGGCTTCTGCGTCCGCGACCTCGACCTGATCGAGGCACAGAACGCCGAATAGTCAGGCGTTGGTGTCGGCCCAGGCGTTCAACGCGTCTTCGTACACGGCCGCATCCGGTTCGAAGTTGAGGTCGTGCCCGGCGTCGGGCAGCACGGCGGCGGTGAAACGAAGCGAATGCGCAAAGTAAGGCCGTTCCTCGGAGGCCAATGCAGCGGCGGAGGAACAGGAGCCGCCGAGCAAGCCTCCGCAGAACAAGGCGTCCAACTCGCCGTCGACCAGGTACACGGGCCGGGTGATGCCCAACGACGTGGGCAGGGCGAAACCGAGGGCGATCGCGTCGGCCATCTCGGTGGCGGACACGACGCCCTTGGTGGCCTCGTCGTAGGCCAACATCGCGGGATCGGGATGGGGCCCGTAGAACAAAGCGGCGCGACGACCGGGCACGGTGGTGAGATAGCCGGGGTCGTACCGAGATGCCAGCGGCCCGGGGTCCACAGTGACCGGACGGACGTCGAAGGCCAACGCCGAAGCCAAACCCTCCGGTGACACGCGATGCGTCAGGGCGGTCAACGCCACGGCGGAAGCGTCGTTGTACAGGGAGGTCTCGATCAACGCCACAGCGCTGCCGACGGAGTGCCCGACCAGCAACACGGTCCGGAAAGAGGTCCGCAGCCACGAAACGACCTGGTGCACGGTCAGGGCCTGGGTCAAAGCGGTCAGCAGCACGCTGGGCTCACGCGTGCTCGCCCCGTAGCCGACGCGGTCGATGGCCAACGTCGCCCAACGGTCGCCAAGCGCCCGCCGCACGTACGAGAACCGGCCGCCGCCAATGGGCTCGTCCCAGTATCGGCCGTCGTAGGTCGCCCCGTGCACCAACAGCTGCACGCGGTCGGCCCCGCCCGGCGGCAGGCACAGCCGGCCGTGCACGGAGGCCGGCAACAGCACGTCGAGCTGCACGGGCACGGTGACGTCCGAGCACGAAGGAGCAGCGGCAGCGGGCGCGGCCAGACCGACGATCAGCGCCACGGCGAGGACCACCGCCTGCCAGCGCACCACGGCCTCCCGAAGATCGACTCGGGAGGGAGGGTAGACCTAGAAAGGCTTTTCCGCGCCTGGCCGGCCCAACCGAATGTGGTCCGTAAGGAGTCGCTGGGCCAACAGGGTGCCCCCGGCGGTCGCCGCCGGCATCACGATGATCGCCAGCAGCGGCACCAGACACAGCAGGTACGCCGGCAGCGCGAAGCCGAAAGCCATCGCCCGCCGCTGCCCGAGCACATGCCGCCGTGCGGCCAGCGGCAGCCCCCGCCGCGAGAACGGCACGACGCTGAGCTCCAGCCCGAACATCCAGGCGGCCACGCAGACGCCGATCACCGGCCCGACGGTCTCGCCGACGACCGGCACGAGGTCGATCAGGAACAGCGGGATGGACAGCAGCGCCGACGCCCCGACCACCTTGGCGTTGTCCACGGTGTCGGTCCACCACGACGTGTCGTGCTCGGTCGGCACGCCGCCGAAACGGTCCTCGACCCGCCGCGCGATCGACTCGTAGAACGGCGCGCCGATGGCCAGCGTGGCCGCGGCGAACACCAGCAGCCCCAGGTAGAGCAGCCCGACCACGAGCGCAACGGCGACAAGGTCCCGGAAGACCTCCTGGTAGGCGTGGTCCCAGCCGTCGGCGAACGGCGTGGCCAGCGCGACCAGGTTCGGCGCGAACACGGCGAGCGTGATCACCAGCCCCAGCAGCAGGCCGCCGGTGAGCACCGCCGGCAGCGCCCCGAGCAGCAGCAGCCGGGGCGTCCGGAAGACGATTCCGAAGCCCCGCAGCAGCAGGCCCACGCCCGCGAAGAAGTCCCTGATCATGAGGCCAGCAGGATAGCCGGTGGAAACGCCCGTAAAACCCGATTGCCCCTCGGGGCGACGACATCGACACCGAGGCGCGACAAATGCCGGGACACCCGCCCGACCACGGAGCTAGCGTGCCGCCATGACCTCACGCCGCGAGCTGATCGACGCCTCGATCCCGCTGATCACCGCCAACTACGTCTTCCCGGACATCGCCGAGAAGGTGGTGGAGGTGTTGCGGCGCAACGACTACGAGCACCTCGCGAACATCGACGAGTTCGCCGCGGCGGTCACCGCCGATCTCCAGTCGGTCAACGGGGACAAGCATCTGCGCCTGCTGCACGAGGAACCCAGGCCCCGCGCGGCGACCGAGCACCACGGCTTCGACAAGGTGGAGGTCCTCGACGGCAACATCGGCTACGTCGAGAACACTTGGCTACGGGAGGCCGGCCGGTTCGGCGACTTCGCCGTCGCCGCGATGACGCTGGTCGCCGGCACGGACGCGCTGATCATCGACCTGCGCCGGTGCCGCGGCGGCGACCCGGGCATGGTCTCGCTGATCTGCGCCTACCTGTTCGACGAGTCCAAGCACGTCAACGACATCTACAGCCGCCCGGACGACCTCACCATCCAGTTCTGGACCCCGCCCTACGTGCCGGGCCGGCGCTTCGGCGGCACGAAGCCGGTCTGGGTGCTGACCAGCTCGTTCACCTTCTCCGGCGGCGAGGAGCTGGCCTACGACCTCCAGCAGACCGGCCGGGCGACCCTCGTCGGCGAGACCACCCGCGGCGGCGCGCACCCGACCGACTGGCACGAGCTGGCCGAACACCTCTATCTCACGGTGCCCGAGGCGCGGGCGATCAACCCGAGGTCCGGCACCAACTGGGAGGGTGTCGGCGTCGTGCCGGACATCGCCGTTCCCGCTGATCAAGCCATGGACCACGCCGTCGAACTGGCTCGAAAATTCCTGGCCGACCCGGGCAACTGACGGCCCTGCCGCCGCGTCCTCGATGTGACGTATCACACCTTTTGTCGGGAGAGGTCATGAACAGAACCAAGTCGCTGGCCGCCCTGGTCATCGCCCTGCTGGCGATGCTCGCGCTCGTGCCGTCGGCCGGCGCCGCGCCCAGCGACACCACCGCGTACCTGACCAACATCCGCGTCGGCGCGCACCCCACGTACGACCGGGTCGTGCTCGACGTGACGAACCTGCCCAGCAGCTTCGCCTACACGCCGCAGGACAAGCTCTACTACGACCCGAGCGGCCTGCCGGTGAACATCCCCGGCTGCACCTTCGGCCGGCTGGCCATGCAGGGCGCCACCGAGCACACCGACAGCGGCCAGCTCACCTACACCGGCCCGCAGACCTTCACCACGCCGCAGCTGACCAACGTCCGTGCGGTCGCGGTCATCGGCGACTTCGAGAAGGTGCTGAGCATCGGCCTCGGCCTGCGGCACGCCGCCGCCGTGCACGTCTTCACCCTCACCGCGCCCAACCGTGTGGTCATCGACGTCAACCACTGAAGCTGCCGCACGGTTTTCTTGCCGGTGAAGGCAACGCGCTCGACGATCTTGGCGTTGACGAGGCGTACAGCCAACACCGCAGGGGGGAACACAACCCATGATCAAGACGAAGGCGCTGGCCGCCGTGCTGGCCACCGCCCTGGCGATGGTCGTCGCCGCACCGCTGGCCGGTGCGGCGACGCAGGGTGTCGACGGCCCGCAGCTGACCGACATCAAGGTGCAGGCGAACGCCACGTTCGACCGGGTCGAGCTGGACTTCGACTCGCTGCCGGTCGCCAGCTGGGAGCAGGTCGACGAGCTGGTGGCCGACCCGAGCGGCAAGCCCTACAGCCTGCCCGGCAACACCTACATCTCGCTGGTGGCCCAGAACTCGAGCAGCTTCGGCACCTACTCCGGCTCCCGGAAGTTCACCACCCCGACGCTGAGCAACGTCCGCGCGGTCGGCATCACCGGCGACTTCGAGCGGGTGCTCAGCGTCGGCATCGGCCTCGATCACTCCGCCGCCATCCACGTTTCGCCCCTCACGGGACCGAATCGCCTGGTAATCGACGTGGACCACTGATCGCTGGCAGTGATCGCCGCACCACTCCTTTGACCGATGACCCCGCCGCCGCCAGCCCGTAAGTTGGGGCGGGTCAGGGTCCCCTAACTGGGAGGTTTGTCGATGGAGAGCGGCCTGCTGATCAGCGTCGAGTCCCTGGACGCCGCGGTCGACCGCGGCAAGGCCAACGGCGCCGTTGCCGACAACGACGGCAACGACTGAGTGACCGGCATTCCTCAACTGGCTGACCTCGTCGCACCGATCGAGGTCAGCCAGTTCTTTGCCACGGTGCAGGGCCGGACGCACCGGCGGTTCGCCGGACAGGCCGGCCGGTTCGCCCGGCTGCTGCCGTGGGCGGACCTCAACCGCGCGCTGCGCCAGCACCGGCTGGACTTCCCGCGGCTGCGGCTGGCGCTGGACGGCGCGGTCGTGCCGGTGCACACGTACACCGAGATGGTCGACACCCGCCGCAACGGGCAGGTGCCGCGCCTGCTCAACGCGCCGCTGTCCGAGCAGCTGCGGGCCGGCGCCACCCTGGTGCTCGACTCCGTGCAGGAGATGTTCGAGCCGGTCGGCGACCTGGCCGCCGGGCTCGAGCACGACCTGCGGGAGAAGATCCAGGTCAACCTGTACGCCGGCTGGGGCACCACGCACGGCTTCGACGTGCACTGGGACGACCACGACGCGTTCATCATCCAGATCGCCGGCCGCAAGCGCTGGCGCATCCACGGCGTCAGCCGCCCGTTCCCGCTGATGCGCGACACCGAGCTGCCGCAGCGCCCCGAGGGCGAGCCGATCGACGACTTCATGATGGAAGACGGCGACGTGCTCTACCTGCCCCGCGGGCACTGGCACGACGTGTCGGCGGTGGGGGAGCAGTCGCTGCACCTGACCATCGGCTTCAACCGGGCGACCGGCGTGGACCTGGTGTCGTGGCTGGCCGACCAGCTGCGGGTGGAGCAGGTGTTCCGCGAGGACCTGCCGCGGTTCGGGTCGACCGAGGAGCGTCAGCAGCGGGCCAAGGAGATCCGCGAGCAGCTGGTCGCGCGGCTCACCGACGACGTCGTGGACCGGTTCCTGACCGATCGCGACGCCCAGGCGCCCGCGCACAGCCGGCTCGGCCTGCCGTTCACCGCGACCCCGGGCCTGCTGCCCGAGGGTGACGAGGCCGAGGTGCTGCTGGTCGTGCCGCGTGCGGTCGTGGAGCACGGGAACGGCACGGTCGCGCTCGCCGCGGCCGGAAAACGCCTGGTCTTCGCCGCTGCCGCGGCGCCGGTGCTGGAGGCTTTGCTTCCCGCGCAACCGTTGTCCGTCAAGACCTTGGTCGAGCTGGCGGCCCCGACACTCGATCGGCGTACCGTCCGGGCCTTGTTGGGCGAGTTGGTCACACACGGGGTGCTGTCGCCACGGTGACTGTGTAAGATTAGGTATGCCTAAGGTAACTTCCGAGGATGCTGCACGAGGCTGTGCCTTCGTGACCAGGCTGCTCGGTGGCAACCCGGCCGGGACCGCGGCCCTGATGACCTCGTGGCTGCTCATCGAGCAGCCCGGGCCGTGGCCGGCCGACGCGCTGGAGAACGTGCTGACCGAGGCGTTCCCGGACGGGCGGATGGAGCAGCTGCGGGCCCGTGGCCTGCGCCCGCTGCTCATCCGCACGCCGGGACGCCACCAGCGCGACCAGCAGGCATCGCGAACCGTTTTCGTCGCCAGCGGTGTGCCCGGGGCCCGTTGGCTGGAGCGCCTGACGATCACCGACCTGTCCGACCTGTCCGAGCTGGCCGCCATCGACCTCGAAGCCGTCGTGGATGGGCGGGCCGGTCACGGCGAGCCGGTGGCCGGGCCGCTGTTCCTGGCGTGCACCCACGGGGCCAAGGACATGTGCTGCGCCGTGCTCGGCCGGCCCGTCGCCGCCGCGCTGGCCGAGAACCACCCCGGCCTGTCGTGGGAGGTCAGCCACGTCGGCGGCGACCGCTGGGCCGGCAATCTGCTGGTCGTGCCGGACGGTTTCCTGCACGGGCAGCTCACGCCGGCCGAGGCCGTGCTGGTGGCCAAGGACGCCTTGAAGGGGCAGGTGCAGCTGGAGCAGCTGCGCGGGCGGACCGCTTCGCCGACCCAGTGGACCCAGTACGCCGAGATCATCGTCCGCCGGCACGCCAACCTGCGCGGTCTCGACGACGCCGTCGCCACCGGTGAGCGTCTCAACGCCGACGACACCCGTACGGTGACAGTTCGCTGCCCGTTCGGGGTGTACGAGGTGACCGTCGGTCGCGAGGCCGCGGACCGCGCCGGCACCAGCCGCTGCGCCGGCAAGGTCGCCCCCACCGGCTTCCACGCCTCCGCCCCCCGCCTCCTCGCCACGGCCTAACCCCCACCTGAGTGGCTCATTTGCGCTTGGACCCCACCTGAGTGGCTCATTTGAACCCGACAGTGCCCGAGCGACCCACGTGAGTGGCTCAGTTGGCCGCCAATGCCAAATGAGCCACTCACGTGGCCCGAAAATGCCAAGTGAGCCACTCAGGTGGGGAACGGGGTGGGCAAGATCAACTTCTGGCGGTGGAAGGGCTGGTCGGTGCGGGTCGTCCAAAGGCACGGCGATATGGTGAGCGCCACCCCACGTCTCGCCTAGGAGGATCCGTGTCACCGGAGTGGATCACCGCGCTGGTGGTGGCCGCCGTCGTCGTCGTGCTGGCGGTGGTGGTCGTGTTGGTGATCGTGCTGGTCAAGCTCGGGCGCACGCTGGACGAGGCGACCAAGGCGATCCGCAAGGCGCACGAGAACAGCGAGCCGCTGTTCGTCGAGGCCAACACCACGCTGACCCACGTCAACACCCAGCTGGAGCGGGTGGACGGCATCACCGCGAACGCCAAGGCGGTCAGCGGCAACGTCTCCGCGCTCACGTCGCTGTTCACCGCGACCCTGGGCGGCCCGCTGGTGAAAGCGGCTGCGCTTTCCTACGGGATCAGCAAAGCTGTACGGGCCCGCCGCGCGAAGACGGCGGCCAAGGAGAACCGGCGACCCAAGCGCGGGAGGCGATGATGAAGCGGCTGTTCTGGCTCGGCCTCGGCGTCGCCGCCGGTGTCGTCGCCACGCGTAAAATCGCTGGTATGACCTTCAAGGCCACCCCCGCCGGCGTTGCCGAGAACCTCGGCGACGCCATGCGCGAGATGGCCGGCGCCATCGGCACCTTCGGGGCCGACGTGCGGGCCGGCATGAGCGAGCGCGAGGACGAACTGGCCCGCGAGGTGCAGGAGAAGACCGGTCACAGCTACTCGCGTAGCGCCGAGGCGCGAGCGCGCAGGGCGGGCGGCAACTAGTTCCCGCCCGCCGTGTCCGCGCCCACCTTCACCTGACCACGCAAGGAAAACAGCCGTGCAGACCCACGACATCATCAAGCGCTTCCGCGAGCACTTCGAGCGCAACGGCCATACGGTCGTGCCCAGTGCCTCGCTCATCCTGGACGACCCGACGTTGCTGTTCGTCAACGCCGGCATGGTGCCGTTCAAGCCGTACTTCCTCGGCGAGGCCCCGGCCCCGTACCAGCGCGCCACCAGCGTGCAGAAGGTCGTCCGCACCCCGGACATCGACGAGGTCGGCAAGACCACCCGCCACCTCACCTTCTTCCAGATGGCCGGCAACTTCTCGTTCGGCGACTACTTCAAGGACGGCGCCATCCGGTTCGCCTGGGAGCTGATCACCAGGTCCCAGGACGACGGCGGCTACGGCTTCGACCCGAACCGCATCTGGGTCACCGTCTACCAGGACGACGACGAGGCCATCGAGCTCTGGCAGAAGATCGCCGGCCTGCCGCCGGAGCGCATCCAGCGCCGCGACGGCCTCGACAACTACTGGGACATGGGCGTGCCCGGCCCCGGCGGCCCCTGCTCGGAGATCTACTTCGACCGCGGCCCCGAGTACGGCAAGGAAGGCGGCCCGGTCGCCGACGAGGACCGGTACCTGGAGATCTGGAACCTGGTCTTCATGCAGGACGTCCG encodes:
- a CDS encoding DUF948 domain-containing protein, translating into MSPEWITALVVAAVVVVLAVVVVLVIVLVKLGRTLDEATKAIRKAHENSEPLFVEANTTLTHVNTQLERVDGITANAKAVSGNVSALTSLFTATLGGPLVKAAALSYGISKAVRARRAKTAAKENRRPKRGRR
- a CDS encoding sucrase ferredoxin, which encodes MTRLLGGNPAGTAALMTSWLLIEQPGPWPADALENVLTEAFPDGRMEQLRARGLRPLLIRTPGRHQRDQQASRTVFVASGVPGARWLERLTITDLSDLSELAAIDLEAVVDGRAGHGEPVAGPLFLACTHGAKDMCCAVLGRPVAAALAENHPGLSWEVSHVGGDRWAGNLLVVPDGFLHGQLTPAEAVLVAKDALKGQVQLEQLRGRTASPTQWTQYAEIIVRRHANLRGLDDAVATGERLNADDTRTVTVRCPFGVYEVTVGREAADRAGTSRCAGKVAPTGFHASAPRLLATA
- a CDS encoding cupin domain-containing protein, translated to MTGIPQLADLVAPIEVSQFFATVQGRTHRRFAGQAGRFARLLPWADLNRALRQHRLDFPRLRLALDGAVVPVHTYTEMVDTRRNGQVPRLLNAPLSEQLRAGATLVLDSVQEMFEPVGDLAAGLEHDLREKIQVNLYAGWGTTHGFDVHWDDHDAFIIQIAGRKRWRIHGVSRPFPLMRDTELPQRPEGEPIDDFMMEDGDVLYLPRGHWHDVSAVGEQSLHLTIGFNRATGVDLVSWLADQLRVEQVFREDLPRFGSTEERQQRAKEIREQLVARLTDDVVDRFLTDRDAQAPAHSRLGLPFTATPGLLPEGDEAEVLLVVPRAVVEHGNGTVALAAAGKRLVFAAAAAPVLEALLPAQPLSVKTLVELAAPTLDRRTVRALLGELVTHGVLSPR
- a CDS encoding AMIN-like domain-containing (lipo)protein, which codes for MNRTKSLAALVIALLAMLALVPSAGAAPSDTTAYLTNIRVGAHPTYDRVVLDVTNLPSSFAYTPQDKLYYDPSGLPVNIPGCTFGRLAMQGATEHTDSGQLTYTGPQTFTTPQLTNVRAVAVIGDFEKVLSIGLGLRHAAAVHVFTLTAPNRVVIDVNH
- a CDS encoding alpha/beta hydrolase, whose amino-acid sequence is MRWQAVVLAVALIVGLAAPAAAAPSCSDVTVPVQLDVLLPASVHGRLCLPPGGADRVQLLVHGATYDGRYWDEPIGGGRFSYVRRALGDRWATLAIDRVGYGASTREPSVLLTALTQALTVHQVVSWLRTSFRTVLLVGHSVGSAVALIETSLYNDASAVALTALTHRVSPEGLASALAFDVRPVTVDPGPLASRYDPGYLTTVPGRRAALFYGPHPDPAMLAYDEATKGVVSATEMADAIALGFALPTSLGITRPVYLVDGELDALFCGGLLGGSCSSAAALASEERPYFAHSLRFTAAVLPDAGHDLNFEPDAAVYEDALNAWADTNA
- a CDS encoding EI24 domain-containing protein; the protein is MIRDFFAGVGLLLRGFGIVFRTPRLLLLGALPAVLTGGLLLGLVITLAVFAPNLVALATPFADGWDHAYQEVFRDLVAVALVVGLLYLGLLVFAAATLAIGAPFYESIARRVEDRFGGVPTEHDTSWWTDTVDNAKVVGASALLSIPLFLIDLVPVVGETVGPVIGVCVAAWMFGLELSVVPFSRRGLPLAARRHVLGQRRAMAFGFALPAYLLCLVPLLAIIVMPAATAGGTLLAQRLLTDHIRLGRPGAEKPF
- a CDS encoding S41 family peptidase translates to MTSRRELIDASIPLITANYVFPDIAEKVVEVLRRNDYEHLANIDEFAAAVTADLQSVNGDKHLRLLHEEPRPRAATEHHGFDKVEVLDGNIGYVENTWLREAGRFGDFAVAAMTLVAGTDALIIDLRRCRGGDPGMVSLICAYLFDESKHVNDIYSRPDDLTIQFWTPPYVPGRRFGGTKPVWVLTSSFTFSGGEELAYDLQQTGRATLVGETTRGGAHPTDWHELAEHLYLTVPEARAINPRSGTNWEGVGVVPDIAVPADQAMDHAVELARKFLADPGN
- a CDS encoding AMIN-like domain-containing (lipo)protein — its product is MIKTKALAAVLATALAMVVAAPLAGAATQGVDGPQLTDIKVQANATFDRVELDFDSLPVASWEQVDELVADPSGKPYSLPGNTYISLVAQNSSSFGTYSGSRKFTTPTLSNVRAVGITGDFERVLSVGIGLDHSAAIHVSPLTGPNRLVIDVDH